A segment of the Aromatoleum aromaticum EbN1 genome:
CGCATCGTCGCCGAGATCGCCGAGGTGAATCGCCTCGGCGTGCAGGTCGGCGTCGTGATAGGCGGTGGCAACATCTTTCGCGGCATGAAGGGCGCTGCGTCCGGCATGGACCGGGCGACCGCCGACTACATGGGAATGCTCGCGACGGTGATGAACGCGATGGCGCTCGCCGACGCGTTCCGCCGTGCCCAGGTCGAGGCGCGCGTGCAGTCGGCGCTGCGCATCGACCAGGTCGTCGAGCCGTACATTCGCGGCCGGGCGATCCGCCACATGGAAGAAGGCCGCGTCGTGATCTTCGCTGCCGGCACCGGCAACCCCTTCTTCACGACCGACACCGCGGCGGCGCTGCGCGGGTCGGAGATGGCGGCGCAGATCGTGCTGAAGGCAACGAAAGTGGACGGCGTGTATACCGCCGACCCGA
Coding sequences within it:
- the pyrH gene encoding UMP kinase, giving the protein MSVAAYKRIMLKLSGEALMGDDSYGINEDVVSRIVAEIAEVNRLGVQVGVVIGGGNIFRGMKGAASGMDRATADYMGMLATVMNAMALADAFRRAQVEARVQSALRIDQVVEPYIRGRAIRHMEEGRVVIFAAGTGNPFFTTDTAAALRGSEMAAQIVLKATKVDGVYTADPKKDPQAQRYHRISFDEAIGRNLAVLDATAFALCRDQKLPINVFSIFKPGALKRVVLGEDEGTLVHS